In Mustela nigripes isolate SB6536 chromosome 2, MUSNIG.SB6536, whole genome shotgun sequence, a single window of DNA contains:
- the CXCR6 gene encoding C-X-C chemokine receptor type 6, which translates to MEDDYVDPVFFNTSNDSSQGHEGFLEFGKFFLPSVYLVVFICGLLGNLLVLIVYVSYQKLKSLTDVFLINLPLADLVFVCTLPFWAYASIHEWVFGKVMCKTLLGIYTLNFYTSMLILTCITMDRFVAVVRATKAYNQQARRMAWGKAMCLLVWVVSLLVSLPQIIYGNVHDFDKLVCGYQNEEISTVVLVAQMTLGFFLPLLAMMVCYSVIIKTLLHARGFRKHKSLKIIFLVVAVFLLTQTPFNLVRLIRSTNWEYSTMTSFHYAIIITEAVAYLRACLNPVLYAFVGLKFRRNFWKLMRDIGCLPYLGVSGPWKSSEEASKTCSASHNVEATSMFQL; encoded by the coding sequence ATGGAGGATGACTACGTCGACCCTGTGTTCTTCAACACTTCCAATGACAGCAGCCAGGGGCACGAGGGCTTCCTGGAGTTCGGCAAGTTCTTTCTGCCCTCTGTGTACCTGGTGGTATTCATCTGCGGCCTGCTGGGGAACTTGCTGGTGCTGATCGTGTACGTCTCCTACCAGAAGCTGAAGAGCCTGACTGACGTGTTCCTGATAAACCTGCCCTTGGCTGACCTGGTGTTCGTCTGCACTCTGCCCTTCTGGGCCTACGCCAGCATCCACGAGTGGGTCTTTGGCAAGGTCATGTGTAAGACCCTGCTAGGCATCTACACCTTGAACTTCTACACGTCCATGCTCATTCTCACCTGCATCACCATGGACCGCTTCGTTGCGGTGGTTCGGGCCACCAAGGCCTACAACCAGCAGGCAAGGAGGATGGCCTGGGGCAAGGCCATGTGCTTGCTCGTCTGGGTGGTCTCCCTGCTGGTTTCCCTGCCGCAGATCATCTACGGCAACGTCCATGACTTCGACAAGCTTGTCTGTGGCTATCAAAATGAAGAGATTTCCACTGTAGTTCTCGTCGCCCAGATGACGCTGGGGTTCTTCTTGCCCCTGCTCGCCATGATGGTGTGCTACTCGGTCATCATCAAGACCCTGCTTCACGCCCGAGGCTTCCGGAAGCACAAGTCCCTGAAGATCATCTTCCTGGTGGTGGCCGTGTTCCTACTGACCCAGACGCCCTTCAACCTCGTGAGGCTCATCCGCAGCACGAACTGGGAGTACTCCACCATGACCAGCTTCCATTACGCCATCATCATCACAGAGGCTGTCGCCTACCTGCGGGCCTGCCTTAACCCCGTGCTCTATGCCTTTGTTGGCCTGAAGTTTCGGAGGAACTTCTGGAAACTCATGAGGGACATTGGCTGCCTCCCTTACCTGGGGGTCTCAGGTCCATGGAAGTCTTCCGAGGAGGCTTCCAAGACCTGTTCTGCCTCTCACAACGTGGAGGCCACCAGCATGTTCCAGCTGTAG